Proteins encoded within one genomic window of Amycolatopsis sp. 2-15:
- a CDS encoding GNAT family N-acetyltransferase: MTAVIMTVEPATPGAVESLVRACSPESLAWRFTLPGRPAPAWILVRYRSFLLAGTALVAKLGDAAVGLVNLVPEGEGRAELGVLVADAWHRRGIASALVRGLTEDPRWAGWTLHATVQVGNAPAEALLRAHGFHPVPTFERGEKEFERVVPTSMTSVMKEVVDGGVGEAGAGPDGVQRRAAAADAGRRRHGPAGRGGPRERATGIAAALLPRG, from the coding sequence ATGACAGCTGTCATAATGACCGTGGAGCCGGCGACCCCCGGCGCCGTCGAAAGCCTCGTGCGAGCGTGCTCGCCGGAGAGCCTCGCGTGGCGTTTCACGCTGCCCGGGCGCCCGGCGCCGGCCTGGATTCTGGTGCGTTACCGCTCGTTCCTGCTCGCCGGCACGGCCCTCGTCGCGAAGCTCGGCGACGCCGCGGTCGGCTTGGTCAACCTCGTGCCGGAGGGTGAGGGCCGGGCCGAGCTCGGGGTGCTCGTGGCCGACGCCTGGCACCGCCGCGGCATCGCGAGCGCGCTCGTGCGCGGCCTGACCGAGGACCCGCGCTGGGCCGGCTGGACGCTGCACGCCACCGTCCAGGTCGGCAACGCGCCGGCCGAGGCCCTGCTGCGTGCCCACGGCTTCCACCCGGTCCCGACGTTCGAGCGGGGCGAGAAGGAGTTCGAACGGGTCGTGCCGACTAGCATGACCAGCGTCATGAAGGAGGTCGTCGATGGCGGAGTCGGAGAGGCCGGCGCGGGACCGGATGGTGTTCAGCGCCGCGCAGCTGCTGCGGACGCAGGGCGTCGGCGGCACGGGCCTGCGGGACGTGGTGGCCCACGCGAACGCGCCACGGGGATCGCTGCAGCACTACTTCCCCGGGGGTAA
- a CDS encoding enoyl-CoA hydratase-related protein translates to MSIDVVAGEAVTTVTINRPDKRNALTTALYSALAEALETAATPIIVLTGAGGTFTAGNDLGDFLAHDEGGGDATPVRRFQEALLATRAVVVAAVDGPAVGIGATLLLHCDLVYATERSYLQFPFTSLGLVPEYGSSFVLPRLLGPQRAAELLLFGDRVPAAEAHRLGLVNEVLADAAALEARVADRTAALAAQPASSLVLTRELLRDTENTSVRGRMDVESQHFAKLLHDPATVANLRAKLGRR, encoded by the coding sequence ATGAGCATCGACGTCGTGGCCGGCGAAGCCGTCACCACCGTGACGATCAACCGTCCGGACAAGCGCAACGCGCTGACCACGGCCCTGTACTCGGCCCTGGCCGAAGCGCTGGAGACCGCGGCGACGCCGATCATCGTCCTCACCGGCGCCGGCGGCACGTTCACCGCGGGCAACGACCTGGGCGACTTCCTCGCGCACGACGAGGGCGGCGGAGACGCCACGCCAGTGCGGCGGTTCCAGGAGGCGCTGCTCGCCACGCGCGCGGTGGTGGTCGCCGCGGTCGACGGCCCGGCCGTCGGCATCGGCGCGACGCTGCTGTTGCACTGCGACCTCGTGTACGCGACCGAGCGCAGCTACCTGCAGTTCCCGTTCACGTCGCTGGGGCTCGTGCCGGAGTACGGCAGCAGCTTCGTGCTGCCGCGCCTGCTCGGCCCGCAGCGCGCCGCCGAGCTGCTGCTCTTCGGCGACCGCGTGCCGGCCGCCGAGGCGCACCGCCTCGGGCTGGTCAACGAGGTGCTGGCCGACGCGGCGGCGCTGGAGGCCCGCGTCGCCGACCGGACGGCCGCCTTGGCCGCGCAGCCGGCTTCTTCACTCGTCCTGACGCGCGAGTTGCTGCGCGATACCGAGAACACCAGCGTGCGCGGGCGGATGGACGTGGAGTCGCAGCACTTCGCGAAGCTGCTGCACGATCCGGCGACCGTCGCGAACCTGCGCGCGAAGCTCGGCCGCCGCTAG
- a CDS encoding Rv1733c family protein yields the protein MDLMRNKARAGRPPLLFTRFLRRLGFARNPLVRRSDRIEGLLAGLAVLIAVLALPLVVILGKADVSHETAASDAQLRARHQVTATVLAPAPKPASMGDSAPIAHSSRVTASWRLPNGSPQTGVVTVPAGAGNPGSQAPIWLDDNGKQTTAPLTHADAVTNGVLVGTFTWLCAIGLLAGAFWIARRVLDHRRAVRWADEWAQLAGPEAVR from the coding sequence ATGGATCTCATGCGGAACAAGGCCCGGGCTGGCAGACCACCTCTTCTTTTCACCCGTTTCCTGCGACGACTGGGGTTCGCGCGCAATCCGCTCGTGCGGCGCTCCGACCGGATCGAGGGTCTCCTCGCCGGCCTGGCCGTACTGATCGCGGTCTTGGCGCTCCCGCTCGTGGTGATACTCGGCAAGGCCGACGTTTCCCACGAGACCGCGGCGTCGGACGCGCAGCTGCGCGCGCGCCACCAAGTGACCGCGACCGTGCTCGCGCCCGCGCCGAAGCCGGCGTCGATGGGCGACAGCGCCCCGATCGCCCACAGCTCTCGCGTGACCGCCAGCTGGCGCCTGCCGAACGGCTCACCGCAGACCGGCGTCGTGACGGTGCCCGCAGGCGCCGGCAACCCCGGTTCGCAGGCGCCGATCTGGCTGGACGACAACGGCAAGCAGACCACCGCCCCACTCACCCACGCCGACGCGGTGACCAACGGCGTGCTCGTGGGCACCTTCACGTGGCTCTGCGCGATCGGCCTGCTCGCCGGCGCGTTCTGGATCGCCCGGCGCGTGCTCGACCACCGGCGCGCGGTGCGCTGGGCCGACGAATGGGCGCAGCTCGCCGGCCCGGAGGCAGTTCGCTGA
- a CDS encoding TetR/AcrR family transcriptional regulator, which yields MPRPSVREVIVDTAVTEFHRHGFAACSVDTITRAAGVPKGSFYNHFKSKEDLGAEVVARYAESSGWRDGHGDLGPLDTLRARFTVMRDVLVDNEFTRGCLIGNMGSERADHSPVIRKQVGESLTHWSDSITDSIRQAQAAGEVKGDKDPELLGRFVLDAWEGAIIRTKVAKSVAPLDDFFDVVFGSLL from the coding sequence ATGCCACGTCCCAGCGTTCGTGAGGTGATCGTCGACACTGCGGTCACCGAGTTCCACCGCCACGGCTTCGCCGCGTGTTCCGTCGACACCATCACCCGGGCGGCCGGCGTGCCCAAGGGGTCGTTCTACAACCACTTCAAGAGCAAGGAAGACCTCGGCGCCGAAGTCGTCGCGCGCTACGCCGAAAGCTCCGGCTGGCGCGACGGCCACGGCGACCTCGGGCCGCTCGACACGTTGCGCGCGCGGTTCACCGTGATGCGCGACGTGCTGGTGGACAACGAGTTCACCCGCGGCTGCCTCATCGGCAACATGGGTTCCGAGCGCGCCGACCACAGTCCGGTGATCCGTAAGCAGGTCGGGGAGAGCCTCACGCACTGGTCGGACAGCATCACCGACTCCATCCGCCAGGCGCAGGCCGCCGGCGAGGTCAAGGGCGACAAGGACCCGGAGCTGCTCGGGCGGTTCGTCCTCGACGCCTGGGAGGGTGCGATCATCCGTACCAAGGTGGCCAAGAGTGTCGCCCCGCTGGACGACTTCTTCGACGTGGTGTTCGGCTCCCTGCTGTAG
- a CDS encoding peptide deformylase: MLADLVDELLAQPLPWPIVQAGDPVLRIAAAPYEGELSEAALAGLIEGMKVTMHAAPGVGLAAPQIGLPVQLAVVEDDERPNTPPEVLAARGIGPLPFRVLVNPRYTALGAERVAFFEGCLSVSGWQAVVARPLRVRLEAQDETGAAVDEEFAGWPARIVQHETDHLGGVLYLDRAELRSLSTHQSVAQRWAQPTPVDAAKELGFDLP, translated from the coding sequence GTGCTCGCCGACCTGGTGGACGAACTGCTCGCCCAGCCGCTCCCGTGGCCGATCGTCCAGGCCGGTGACCCGGTCCTGCGCATCGCCGCGGCGCCTTACGAAGGCGAGCTGAGCGAAGCCGCGCTCGCTGGGCTGATCGAGGGCATGAAGGTGACGATGCACGCGGCGCCCGGCGTCGGGCTGGCCGCGCCGCAGATCGGGCTTCCCGTGCAGCTCGCCGTGGTCGAGGACGACGAACGGCCGAACACGCCGCCGGAGGTGCTGGCGGCGCGCGGGATCGGCCCGTTGCCGTTCCGCGTGCTGGTGAACCCGCGCTACACGGCGCTGGGCGCGGAGCGGGTCGCGTTCTTCGAGGGGTGCCTGAGCGTGAGCGGGTGGCAGGCCGTGGTCGCACGGCCGTTGCGCGTCCGGCTCGAGGCGCAGGACGAGACGGGCGCGGCGGTCGACGAGGAGTTCGCGGGCTGGCCGGCGCGCATCGTCCAGCACGAGACCGACCACCTCGGCGGAGTGCTCTACCTCGACCGCGCGGAGCTGCGTTCGCTGTCGACGCACCAGTCCGTGGCACAGCGATGGGCGCAGCCGACGCCGGTCGACGCCGCCAAGGAGCTGGGTTTCGACCTGCCCTGA
- a CDS encoding cysteine desulfurase-like protein — translation MLGSVAYDVNAIRKHFPALAEGAAHFDGPGGSQVPDVVGEAVAAVLCSAIANRGTVTRAERRADGVVREARQAVADLLGAKPEGVVFGRSMTQVTYDFSRTLAKTWEAGDEVVVTRLDHDANIRPWVQAAATRGVTVRWADFDPATGELPVEAVTSLLTDKTRLVAVTAASNLLGTRPDVAAITAKVREAGALSYVDGVHLTPHATVDIAELGADFYACSAYKFLGPHLGLLAASPELLETLRPDKLVPSSNAVPERFELGTLPYELLAGTTAAIDFLANLVPAEGTRRERLATSLAALEVHEQEMLQRLDDGLAALPQVVRYGSPGRERTPTVLFSVTGHEPKAVYEHLASHQVNAPAASFYAIECSRHLGLGDAGAVRAGIAPYTTAAEVDRLVSAVAEL, via the coding sequence ATGCTGGGCTCCGTGGCCTACGACGTGAACGCGATCCGCAAGCACTTCCCCGCCCTTGCCGAAGGGGCGGCACACTTCGACGGGCCCGGCGGCTCGCAGGTACCGGACGTGGTGGGGGAAGCCGTGGCGGCGGTCCTCTGCTCCGCGATCGCCAACCGCGGCACCGTGACGCGGGCCGAGCGACGGGCGGACGGGGTCGTGCGCGAGGCGCGGCAGGCGGTCGCCGATCTGCTGGGCGCGAAGCCCGAGGGCGTGGTCTTCGGCCGCAGCATGACGCAGGTGACGTACGACTTCTCGCGCACGCTGGCCAAGACGTGGGAAGCCGGGGACGAGGTTGTCGTCACACGGCTCGACCACGACGCCAACATCCGGCCGTGGGTGCAGGCAGCGGCCACGCGCGGGGTCACCGTGCGGTGGGCCGACTTCGACCCGGCCACGGGTGAGCTGCCGGTCGAGGCGGTCACATCGCTGCTGACCGACAAGACGCGGCTGGTGGCCGTCACGGCGGCGTCCAACCTGCTCGGCACGCGGCCGGACGTCGCGGCGATCACGGCGAAGGTGCGCGAAGCCGGAGCGCTCAGCTACGTCGACGGGGTGCACCTCACCCCGCACGCCACCGTGGACATCGCGGAACTCGGAGCCGACTTCTACGCCTGCTCCGCGTACAAGTTCCTGGGCCCGCACCTCGGCCTCCTCGCGGCCTCGCCCGAGCTGCTGGAGACGCTGCGGCCGGACAAGCTCGTGCCGTCCAGCAACGCCGTGCCGGAGCGGTTCGAGCTGGGCACCCTCCCCTACGAGCTGCTGGCCGGCACCACCGCGGCCATCGACTTCCTCGCGAACCTGGTGCCGGCCGAGGGCACGCGGCGCGAGCGGCTCGCCACGTCGCTGGCCGCGCTCGAAGTCCACGAGCAGGAGATGTTGCAGCGCCTCGACGACGGGCTCGCCGCACTGCCCCAGGTCGTCCGCTACGGCTCCCCCGGCCGTGAACGCACGCCGACCGTACTGTTCTCCGTGACGGGCCACGAGCCCAAGGCCGTGTACGAACACCTGGCAAGCCACCAGGTCAACGCGCCGGCCGCGAGCTTCTACGCCATCGAGTGCTCCCGCCACCTCGGCCTCGGCGACGCGGGCGCGGTCCGCGCGGGCATCGCGCCGTATACGACGGCGGCCGAGGTCGATCGCCTGGTCAGTGCGGTAGCGGAACTCTGA
- a CDS encoding LmrA/YxaF family transcription factor produces MVAHANAPRGSLQHYFPGGKEQLVAEAVAWAGRYAARRVRRNAESLEDATPGNLFAAMVEPWRAEFADRGFGNGCPIVATVADSAAMSEKLRESAAGAFAEWRKPLVEALEQMGVSPSRAATLAVLMISSLEGAIVLARAEQDVAALDAIVEELRPLLDGAVDKRRRKLA; encoded by the coding sequence GTGGTGGCCCACGCGAACGCGCCACGGGGATCGCTGCAGCACTACTTCCCCGGGGGTAAGGAGCAGCTCGTCGCGGAAGCGGTCGCCTGGGCCGGCCGGTACGCCGCGCGCCGCGTACGCCGCAACGCCGAATCGCTGGAAGACGCGACGCCGGGCAACCTCTTCGCCGCGATGGTCGAGCCGTGGCGCGCCGAATTCGCCGACCGGGGATTCGGGAATGGCTGTCCGATCGTCGCCACGGTCGCCGATTCCGCCGCGATGAGCGAAAAGCTGCGGGAGAGCGCGGCCGGCGCATTCGCCGAATGGCGTAAACCGCTCGTCGAAGCACTGGAGCAGATGGGCGTATCACCCTCGCGCGCGGCAACCCTTGCCGTGCTGATGATCAGCTCGCTCGAAGGCGCGATCGTGCTCGCGCGCGCCGAGCAGGACGTTGCCGCGCTCGACGCGATCGTCGAGGAGCTGCGGCCCCTGCTCGACGGCGCCGTGGACAAGCGTCGCCGCAAGCTCGCCTAG